The Pseudodesulfovibrio cashew genomic sequence TTCATGGGCGAGTCCAACGGCTCGTTTACGGGCAACACCAAGCATCTTTTTCTGTACTTCGCCCTGCACCGGCCGGACGTGCGCTCCTGTTACTTCACCTGCAACCGCGAGACCTGGCGGGAGCTGCGTCACCACAAGCTGCCCGTGGTCCTGTTCCCGGACCTGCAGGCCGCCGAGACCCTGGTGGAGGCCGGAACCGTGGTCGTGGACTCCTTTGACTACAAGTTCGGCATCTACCGTCCGCTGACCGAGGGCGCGCGTATCGTCCAGCTCTGGCACGGCGTGGGTTTCAAGAAGATCGGCCTGCTGGAGAAGGACACCGAGATCGCGGAGAAATACAACAAGCTGGATCTCGAGTACCTCTACTCCGGCTACGACGATGTGATCACCACCTCGCCGTTCTATGCCGATGAGGTCTTCGAGCCCTCGTTCAGGGCCGGGAATTTTCCCGTTCTGGGCTATCCGCGCAACGACGCGCTGCTGCAGAAGCCGACCAGGGAGACCATGCTCAACTGCGACATGGACGCCTTTTCCCGGGTGGGGGCCTGCCGCCGGGAGCGCAAGATCATTCTCTATGCGCCCACCTTCCGGGACCAGACCGGCACGCCTTTGGGCGGGCTGGACTTCAAGCGGCTGCACGACT encodes the following:
- a CDS encoding CDP-glycerol glycerophosphotransferase family protein, producing the protein MSVTEELVAKFEAMAEVTPKDPNLYVFMGESNGSFTGNTKHLFLYFALHRPDVRSCYFTCNRETWRELRHHKLPVVLFPDLQAAETLVEAGTVVVDSFDYKFGIYRPLTEGARIVQLWHGVGFKKIGLLEKDTEIAEKYNKLDLEYLYSGYDDVITTSPFYADEVFEPSFRAGNFPVLGYPRNDALLQKPTRETMLNCDMDAFSRVGACRRERKIILYAPTFRDQTGTPLGGLDFKRLHDFLDREGLHMVIKAHRLSNVQAASSLPCLSFYENTRDAYPFMPLVDVMVTDYSSIYMDYLLLDRPVVFYCPDYEEYVTYNREFQFPYDEMTPGPKCRDQDAFHAALKTAAYGDDGFGEARRTLCAKAFLDRDGESSRRIADYLCGPRG